A region from the Paenibacillus humicola genome encodes:
- a CDS encoding PmoA family protein, protein MNHYRFQLSGADLALQPTVLEIPLTENEYSGLLQLQGTGGTLAAAGEGTGAVLACQLSAADLHGTPRDGLARKYSLFVFLQDVPVSGDEHAFIVGRHEAFDAADPKAGVEMVHQPENARVLIRIGGKLFTRYLYSKDLMKPYFYPMIGPREKTLVQDGPDDHLHHHGMWWGHDQVNGHPVYHEFADEGRQVHSRFLHLKGGPVFGQLSVCIDWLTSRGERLLQEVRTMRIFNLPPEQRYVDVHSELIAPESAVEFGPTKEGGFPFIRVNEQLSAFFTGTITASSGKRGEGAIFGTEADWVDYSGKIVDVSWPDGKPHRQLIDAGIAMMVHPDFRAFSTKWFVRDSGAFTPSNFHFWGGHTLPAGERLGFRQRIYLHLGDVTESRVKERYQEYANPVKVRWNES, encoded by the coding sequence ATGAATCATTACCGGTTTCAGTTATCCGGCGCGGATCTGGCGCTGCAGCCAACCGTACTGGAAATTCCTTTGACGGAAAACGAATACAGCGGCCTTCTGCAGCTGCAGGGAACCGGCGGTACACTGGCGGCGGCAGGCGAGGGGACCGGTGCGGTTCTCGCCTGCCAGCTGTCCGCAGCCGACCTTCACGGCACGCCGCGCGACGGGCTGGCGCGCAAATATTCGCTGTTTGTGTTTCTGCAGGACGTTCCCGTCTCCGGCGACGAGCACGCTTTTATCGTCGGGCGGCATGAAGCATTTGACGCGGCGGATCCGAAGGCAGGCGTCGAAATGGTCCATCAGCCGGAGAACGCCAGGGTGCTCATCCGCATCGGCGGCAAACTGTTCACCCGGTACTTATATTCGAAAGATTTGATGAAGCCTTATTTCTACCCGATGATCGGCCCCCGCGAGAAGACGCTCGTCCAGGACGGTCCGGACGATCATCTGCACCATCACGGCATGTGGTGGGGACATGATCAGGTGAACGGGCATCCGGTTTACCACGAATTCGCCGACGAAGGACGGCAGGTGCACAGCCGGTTTCTCCATTTGAAGGGCGGACCGGTATTCGGCCAGCTTTCGGTCTGCATCGACTGGCTCACGAGCCGGGGCGAGCGGCTGCTGCAGGAGGTCCGGACGATGCGAATTTTCAATTTGCCTCCCGAGCAGCGATACGTGGATGTCCACAGCGAGCTGATTGCCCCGGAATCCGCGGTTGAATTCGGCCCGACCAAGGAAGGCGGCTTTCCGTTCATCCGGGTCAATGAGCAGCTGAGCGCTTTTTTCACCGGAACGATTACCGCCTCGAGCGGGAAGCGGGGCGAAGGCGCCATTTTCGGTACGGAAGCGGATTGGGTCGATTACAGCGGCAAAATCGTCGATGTGTCGTGGCCGGACGGCAAGCCTCATCGTCAGCTGATCGACGCCGGGATCGCCATGATGGTGCATCCGGATTTCCGGGCGTTCTCCACCAAATGGTTCGTGCGGGATTCGGGCGCCTTCACGCCTTCGAATTTCCATTTTTGGGGAGGACATACGCTCCCGGCAGGCGAGAGGCTCGGATTCCGGCAGCGAATTTATTTGCATCTGGGCGACGTGACCGAGAGCAGAGTTAAAGAACGGTATCAAGAATACGCGAACCCCGTGAAAGTAAGGTGGAATGAATCTTGA
- a CDS encoding Gfo/Idh/MocA family protein, with translation MKQPVTFGLIGGSGFRAQYFMRIAQALPDRFRVGGMLVRDEAKGKEMENMWNVPTYRTLEAMLENDRPAFVVLSVGGSAMADYLLRLADIGIPVLAETPPAQNLEGLVMLHEKLTRRGARIQVAEQYQFHPLNEARLAVIREGWLGEITQATVSISHMYHGVSLLRRMLGIGFEDVMIRGMRFESDWLAGPNRSGPPTEEKIVTSRRDLAWLDFGGKLGIYDFTGDQHRSWIRSNHLSVRGVRGEIFDLRLSLLHDYKTARPLEFKRINKGEWENPEGYFLQGIMAGDQWVYENPFIPGRLYDDEIAIASCLEKMADYAAGGPEFYGLPDASQDCYLGYLIEQAIRTGETVSSVRQPWAEK, from the coding sequence TTGAAGCAGCCTGTTACATTCGGTCTGATCGGCGGCTCCGGGTTCCGGGCGCAATATTTTATGCGCATCGCGCAGGCGCTGCCCGACCGGTTCCGCGTGGGCGGCATGCTGGTGCGGGACGAGGCCAAAGGCAAGGAAATGGAAAACATGTGGAACGTGCCGACCTACCGGACGCTCGAAGCGATGCTGGAGAACGACCGGCCCGCTTTTGTCGTCCTGTCCGTAGGCGGATCGGCGATGGCGGATTATTTGCTCCGGCTGGCCGACATCGGCATTCCGGTTTTGGCGGAGACGCCGCCGGCCCAGAATCTGGAAGGTCTCGTCATGCTGCATGAAAAGCTGACGCGGCGCGGCGCGCGGATTCAGGTCGCCGAGCAGTATCAATTTCATCCGCTGAACGAGGCGAGACTGGCCGTCATCCGCGAAGGCTGGCTCGGAGAGATCACGCAGGCTACCGTATCGATTTCCCATATGTATCACGGCGTCAGCCTGCTGCGGAGAATGCTCGGCATCGGCTTCGAGGACGTGATGATACGCGGCATGCGCTTCGAGTCCGACTGGCTGGCCGGCCCGAATCGCAGCGGCCCGCCGACAGAGGAGAAAATCGTCACGTCGCGGCGCGATTTGGCATGGCTCGATTTTGGCGGCAAGCTGGGCATTTACGATTTTACGGGCGACCAGCACCGGTCCTGGATCCGGTCGAACCATTTGTCCGTCCGCGGCGTGCGCGGCGAAATATTCGACCTGCGTTTGAGCCTGCTGCACGATTACAAAACGGCCCGTCCGCTCGAATTCAAACGGATCAACAAGGGCGAATGGGAAAATCCCGAAGGCTATTTCCTGCAGGGCATCATGGCGGGAGACCAATGGGTCTACGAAAATCCGTTCATTCCGGGCCGGCTCTACGACGACGAAATCGCGATCGCGTCCTGCCTGGAGAAAATGGCCGATTACGCTGCGGGAGGCCCCGAATTTTACGGGCTGCCGGATGCGTCCCAGGATTGCTACCTCGGTTATTTGATCGAGCAGGCCATTCGGACCGGAGAAACCGTGTCGTCCGTTCGCCAGCCGTGGGCGGAGAAGTAA
- a CDS encoding aldo/keto reductase: MEYRFMGKTGLKVSELCLGSMTFGSSADKQESERIMDRYTEAGGNFIDTANVYSRGVSEEIVGGWLKRKRRDDFVVATKVRFSMGDGANDIGLSRKHILSSVEDSLKRLQTDYIDLYQVHAWDPMTPLEETLSTLNDLVRKGVIRYAGVSNYRAWQLQKAIYTARANGWDPYVCLQPQYSLLCRATEYELLPLCAHEGIGVIPWSPLRGGWLSGKFRRGMKPPENTRVGDSEESWKRHDNEFSWNVIETLIEVAREAELTPAQAALSWMLANPVITSPIIGARNVEQLEDNLGASGTALTAEQIKRLNDVSEVPVSYPYDLGAENQQRRGRVPEATK; this comes from the coding sequence ATGGAATACCGGTTCATGGGAAAAACGGGCTTAAAGGTGAGCGAGCTTTGTCTCGGATCGATGACGTTCGGCAGCTCGGCCGACAAGCAGGAAAGCGAGCGCATCATGGACCGCTACACGGAGGCGGGCGGCAATTTCATCGATACGGCGAACGTATACTCGCGCGGCGTATCGGAGGAAATCGTCGGCGGCTGGCTGAAGCGCAAACGCCGGGACGACTTCGTTGTCGCCACCAAGGTGCGCTTCAGCATGGGCGATGGAGCGAACGATATCGGCCTCAGCCGCAAGCATATTTTGTCGTCGGTCGAGGACAGCCTGAAGCGGCTTCAAACGGACTATATCGATTTGTACCAGGTTCACGCCTGGGACCCGATGACACCGCTCGAGGAGACGCTCAGCACGTTGAACGATCTGGTGCGCAAAGGCGTGATCCGCTACGCGGGCGTCAGCAACTACCGCGCCTGGCAGCTCCAGAAGGCGATTTATACGGCCCGGGCGAACGGCTGGGATCCGTACGTCTGCCTGCAGCCGCAGTACAGCCTGCTCTGCCGGGCGACCGAATACGAGCTGCTGCCGCTGTGCGCCCATGAGGGCATCGGGGTCATCCCATGGAGCCCGCTGCGCGGCGGATGGCTGAGCGGCAAATTCCGCCGGGGCATGAAGCCGCCGGAAAATACGCGGGTCGGCGACAGCGAGGAAAGCTGGAAGCGGCACGACAATGAATTCAGCTGGAACGTCATCGAAACGCTGATCGAGGTCGCCCGTGAAGCGGAGCTGACTCCTGCCCAAGCGGCGCTCAGCTGGATGCTTGCCAATCCGGTCATTACCTCGCCGATTATCGGCGCCCGGAACGTGGAGCAGCTGGAAGACAATCTCGGCGCGAGCGGCACGGCATTAACCGCCGAGCAGATCAAGCGGCTGAACGACGTAAGCGAAGTGCCGGTCAGCTATCCATACGATCTCGGCGCGGAGAACCAGCAGCGTCGGGGCCGCGTGCCGGAAGCGACAAAATAA
- a CDS encoding NAD(P)-dependent alcohol dehydrogenase: MDHTNIPATMKAAVMTKPLEIVIQEVPVPKPGPDEVLVKVMAVGVCGSDIHYYEHGRIGRFVVEKPIILGHECAGVVAAVGSSAKRFQVGDRVAVEPGIVCGRCDACKQGRYNLCPDVQFLATPPVDGAFVQYILMREDNLFPIPDSLSFEEAALNEPFSVGIHAAKRTGLKPGSSIAIMGMGPVGLMAVVAAKAFGAREIYVSDLEPIRLEAALRLGATEAINVRERNAVDEIKRLTGGAGVDVAWETAGSPQALQAALGSLKRGGKMAIVGLPAQQEIPLNIPYIADNEVDIYGVFRYANTYPSGIAFLSSGIADAKSLITDRYPLSRTHEAMERARTNKSGSLKVVVYPNE, from the coding sequence ATGGATCATACGAATATTCCTGCAACTATGAAAGCGGCGGTCATGACGAAGCCGCTCGAAATCGTCATTCAAGAAGTACCCGTACCGAAGCCGGGGCCTGACGAAGTATTGGTGAAGGTGATGGCGGTCGGCGTCTGCGGGTCGGACATTCATTATTACGAGCATGGCCGGATCGGGAGGTTCGTCGTCGAGAAGCCGATTATTCTCGGGCATGAATGCGCGGGCGTGGTAGCGGCCGTCGGCAGCAGCGCCAAGCGCTTTCAGGTCGGCGACCGCGTCGCGGTGGAGCCGGGCATCGTCTGCGGACGGTGCGACGCCTGCAAGCAGGGGCGCTATAACCTGTGCCCGGACGTGCAGTTTCTGGCGACGCCGCCGGTCGACGGAGCGTTCGTGCAGTATATTCTCATGCGCGAAGACAACCTGTTTCCGATTCCGGACAGCTTGAGCTTCGAAGAAGCGGCGCTCAACGAACCGTTCTCGGTCGGCATTCATGCCGCCAAGCGGACGGGGCTGAAGCCGGGCTCGTCGATCGCAATCATGGGCATGGGCCCGGTCGGGCTGATGGCGGTGGTTGCAGCCAAAGCGTTCGGGGCGCGCGAAATCTACGTGAGCGACCTGGAGCCGATTCGCCTCGAGGCGGCGCTCCGGCTGGGCGCCACGGAAGCGATCAACGTGCGCGAGCGCAATGCGGTCGACGAAATCAAGCGGCTGACCGGCGGCGCCGGCGTCGACGTCGCATGGGAAACGGCGGGCAGCCCGCAGGCGCTGCAGGCGGCGCTCGGTTCGCTGAAACGCGGCGGAAAGATGGCTATCGTGGGCTTGCCCGCGCAGCAGGAGATCCCGCTCAACATTCCGTACATCGCCGACAACGAAGTCGATATTTACGGCGTATTCCGCTATGCCAACACGTACCCGAGCGGCATCGCCTTCCTGTCGTCGGGCATTGCCGACGCGAAGTCGCTCATTACGGACCGGTATCCGCTGAGCCGGACGCATGAGGCGATGGAGCGGGCGCGGACGAACAAAAGCGGCAGCCTGAAGGTTGTCGTGTATCCCAACGAATAA
- a CDS encoding nucleotidyltransferase family protein, with product MKARRWSVKNQARMHVRNGDRPYRSSADAMNKWPETATAVGARLDEAGSLQIVCPYGLDDLFGLTVRRSPLFADAEAFRRRIETKKWLDKWPLLKVIWDEPSANVKQ from the coding sequence ATTAAGGCACGGCGTTGGTCGGTCAAAAATCAGGCTCGGATGCACGTCCGTAACGGTGACCGTCCGTACCGTTCCTCCGCCGACGCTATGAACAAATGGCCGGAAACCGCGACGGCGGTGGGCGCTCGACTGGATGAAGCGGGCAGCCTGCAGATCGTTTGTCCGTACGGATTGGACGATTTGTTCGGGCTGACCGTCCGGCGCAGTCCGCTTTTCGCCGACGCGGAAGCGTTCAGGCGCCGCATCGAAACGAAAAAGTGGCTGGACAAATGGCCGCTGCTGAAAGTGATTTGGGATGAACCCTCAGCGAACGTAAAGCAATAA
- a CDS encoding glycosyl hydrolase family 18 protein: MKRAISALLVMLLILPGCAGTVRKQAVPDAKEQTNPQSRAYQINTPNQKGNEMSPLQTESKKRSVTSVGFLEPIESGPAVKEVKNVGDHLSYVAFFSYRVKPSGDLIGLNDAKAIQATKRSGSVPMMVVTNFMEGNFSPAIAHRVFTDKAVSRRLIQSVLTTMKAKGFGALNIDFEHIRAADRELYNGFLETIIPLVRNAGYPVSTALAPKTSGEQAGPWHGAHDYKRHGELADFVVLMTYEWGWSGGPPMAVAPIPQVRQVLDYAVSVIPRHKIVMGAPLYGYDWTLPYRKGGPWAKRIAPEEAADLAVKEGASVQYDNAAQAPHFNYTDPKGKQHEVWFENEQSMQAKFNLIKQYKLRGVAYWVLGEPFPQNWSLLRDNFYIRKASAVK; the protein is encoded by the coding sequence ATGAAAAGAGCGATAAGCGCGCTGCTGGTAATGCTGCTCATCCTACCGGGCTGCGCAGGCACAGTACGAAAGCAGGCCGTTCCCGATGCGAAAGAGCAAACCAACCCGCAGTCAAGGGCCTATCAAATCAATACGCCAAATCAAAAAGGCAATGAAATGAGCCCTTTGCAAACCGAGTCCAAGAAACGTTCCGTAACCTCCGTCGGGTTTCTGGAGCCGATCGAATCGGGCCCGGCTGTCAAAGAAGTGAAGAACGTAGGCGATCATTTATCCTATGTCGCCTTTTTCAGCTATCGGGTGAAGCCAAGCGGCGATTTGATCGGACTGAACGACGCCAAAGCGATTCAAGCGACGAAACGGTCCGGCTCCGTCCCGATGATGGTCGTCACCAATTTTATGGAAGGCAATTTCTCGCCGGCTATCGCCCACCGCGTTTTTACGGATAAAGCGGTCTCCCGGCGTCTGATTCAAAGCGTGTTGACAACCATGAAGGCGAAAGGCTTTGGAGCGTTGAACATCGATTTTGAGCATATCCGGGCCGCGGACCGCGAGCTGTATAACGGGTTTTTGGAGACGATTATCCCACTCGTCAGGAATGCCGGGTACCCGGTATCGACCGCCCTCGCTCCAAAAACGAGCGGCGAGCAGGCCGGTCCGTGGCACGGCGCCCACGATTATAAAAGACATGGAGAGCTCGCCGATTTCGTCGTGCTCATGACCTATGAGTGGGGATGGTCCGGCGGTCCTCCGATGGCGGTAGCTCCCATTCCTCAAGTTCGCCAGGTTCTCGATTATGCCGTCTCCGTCATTCCGCGCCATAAGATCGTCATGGGAGCGCCCTTGTACGGTTATGATTGGACGCTGCCGTACCGGAAAGGCGGTCCATGGGCCAAAAGAATCGCACCGGAGGAAGCCGCGGATTTAGCGGTCAAGGAAGGCGCCAGCGTGCAATACGATAACGCCGCACAAGCCCCGCATTTTAATTACACGGACCCTAAAGGCAAGCAGCATGAGGTCTGGTTTGAAAACGAACAGAGCATGCAGGCCAAATTTAATCTGATCAAGCAATATAAGCTTCGGGGCGTAGCGTATTGGGTCCTTGGAGAACCTTTTCCGCAAAATTGGAGTCTGCTCCGCGACAATTTTTACATCCGAAAAGCTTCGGCGGTCAAGTGA
- a CDS encoding HAD family hydrolase → MSVVMRPGRERLQVKAVLFDLDNTLLDRTATFRLFTEKLLDRYGDGASANEREAMIEEIRIADEDGYKNKRELFTELLNSPSIKWSGRPGSAEELMAFYREHYVCSARLMETAAELLARCRPKYKLGLITNGRTAIQYGKIDRLSLRGSFDFIAVSEEAGVKKPDLRIFRLALDGLGVAPEEAVYIGDHPVNDMGGADAAGMRTIWLRRNQPWPESLKVVPYAAVDTLRELFDLL, encoded by the coding sequence ATGAGTGTGGTTATGCGGCCGGGACGCGAGCGTCTTCAGGTCAAGGCGGTGCTGTTCGATCTCGACAACACGCTGCTTGACCGGACGGCGACCTTCCGGCTTTTTACGGAAAAGCTGCTGGACCGTTATGGCGATGGCGCGTCTGCAAACGAGCGCGAGGCGATGATCGAAGAGATCCGGATCGCCGACGAGGACGGTTATAAAAACAAACGCGAGCTGTTTACGGAGCTGCTGAACTCGCCATCGATAAAGTGGAGCGGCAGGCCCGGCTCGGCCGAAGAACTGATGGCATTTTACCGGGAGCATTACGTCTGCAGCGCGCGTCTGATGGAGACGGCGGCGGAGCTGCTGGCCCGCTGCCGCCCGAAGTACAAGCTCGGCCTCATAACGAACGGCCGGACCGCCATTCAATACGGCAAAATCGATCGGCTCTCGCTTCGCGGGAGCTTCGATTTTATCGCCGTTTCGGAGGAGGCCGGGGTGAAAAAGCCGGACCTCCGCATTTTTCGGCTGGCGCTTGACGGGCTTGGCGTCGCTCCCGAAGAAGCGGTCTACATCGGCGACCATCCGGTGAACGACATGGGCGGAGCGGACGCCGCCGGCATGCGGACGATTTGGCTGCGGCGTAACCAGCCGTGGCCGGAGTCGCTTAAGGTTGTTCCATACGCGGCGGTCGATACGCTGCGCGAGCTGTTCGATCTGCTTTGA
- a CDS encoding YjjG family noncanonical pyrimidine nucleotidase: protein MYKVVLFDLDNTLLDYDRSERDAMRRATLQHELYAEEEEWLAFRNVFAPINFTYWMERVERKLLIGDVLELSFGDTFDRLGGDRRLARAVADTYWQLFSRTCHLLDGAPELLAGLQGSYRLGAVSNGIGEAQRSRLETGGLDRYFEQLFISDEVGFYKPQPEIFGHALRMLGVERHEALFVGDSLQDDYAGAAGAGIDFCLYNPLGKPLEPHIRPAYTIGALAELHRILGGGAAHDRIAGVAIDG from the coding sequence ATGTATAAAGTCGTTTTGTTCGATTTGGACAACACGCTGCTCGATTACGACCGGAGCGAGCGGGACGCCATGCGCCGGGCGACCTTGCAGCACGAGTTGTACGCGGAGGAAGAGGAATGGCTGGCGTTCCGGAACGTCTTCGCGCCGATCAATTTCACGTATTGGATGGAGCGGGTCGAGCGCAAGCTGCTCATCGGCGATGTGCTGGAGTTATCGTTCGGCGACACGTTCGACAGGCTTGGCGGCGACCGCAGGCTCGCAAGAGCGGTAGCGGACACGTACTGGCAGCTTTTCAGCCGAACGTGCCACCTGCTGGACGGCGCGCCGGAGCTGCTTGCGGGCCTTCAGGGCAGCTACCGGCTGGGGGCCGTTTCCAATGGGATCGGCGAGGCGCAGCGGAGCAGGCTGGAGACGGGCGGGCTCGACCGGTACTTCGAGCAATTGTTCATTTCCGACGAGGTCGGCTTCTATAAGCCGCAGCCCGAAATTTTTGGCCATGCCCTGCGGATGCTGGGCGTGGAGCGGCATGAGGCGCTTTTTGTAGGGGATTCCTTGCAGGACGATTACGCGGGCGCCGCCGGTGCGGGCATCGATTTCTGCCTGTACAATCCGCTCGGCAAGCCGCTTGAGCCGCATATTCGGCCGGCCTATACGATCGGCGCGCTTGCGGAGCTGCACCGAATCTTGGGAGGAGGGGCCGCTCATGACCGGATTGCCGGGGTGGCGATCGACGGCTGA
- a CDS encoding HAD hydrolase family protein, which produces MRAAGRPAVCAARPPMERRRRVKTLYLSDLDGTLLNEEQRIGAETAEILNALIDRGHLFTVATARSFESAFKLLKDIRLQLPIAFFNGVFIFDPAAGRNIRTCFLDSASAQDIIEHYERSGLHPLLYTMDESMEPHIYYKGVFNSGEETYISSRLRGGDRRFRLVDSFDAGLRESVVSVNAIDLPVKLTPSFEAFRHSPRVMAHFGPDIYAPGFHWLEFAERRANKRDAALFLKRCVQAEKLVCFGDNLNDLGMFEAADEKYAVANAHEALIREATATILSNREQGVARFLALLL; this is translated from the coding sequence ATACGCGCTGCCGGACGACCGGCTGTTTGCGCTGCTCGACCGCCAATGGAAAGGAGAAGGCGGGTGAAAACCCTCTATTTGTCCGATCTGGACGGCACGCTGCTGAACGAGGAGCAGCGGATCGGCGCGGAGACGGCCGAAATTTTGAATGCGCTGATCGATCGCGGGCATCTGTTTACGGTGGCGACGGCCCGTTCCTTCGAATCCGCCTTTAAGCTGCTGAAAGACATTCGATTACAGCTGCCGATCGCGTTTTTTAACGGCGTTTTTATTTTCGACCCGGCCGCCGGGCGAAACATCCGGACTTGTTTTCTCGACTCCGCATCGGCGCAGGACATCATCGAACATTACGAACGGAGCGGCCTTCATCCGCTCCTGTATACGATGGACGAAAGCATGGAGCCGCACATTTATTACAAAGGCGTATTTAATTCGGGAGAAGAGACGTATATATCGAGCCGTCTTCGCGGAGGGGACCGGCGATTCCGCCTTGTTGATTCATTCGACGCGGGCCTTCGCGAGTCGGTCGTTTCCGTCAATGCGATCGACCTGCCGGTAAAGCTGACTCCTTCTTTCGAGGCGTTTCGCCATAGCCCCCGCGTGATGGCCCATTTCGGTCCGGATATTTATGCGCCGGGCTTCCATTGGCTCGAATTTGCCGAGCGAAGGGCCAACAAACGCGATGCGGCGCTTTTTCTCAAGCGCTGCGTACAAGCGGAAAAGCTGGTCTGCTTCGGCGACAATTTGAACGATCTCGGCATGTTCGAGGCCGCCGACGAGAAATATGCGGTTGCGAATGCGCACGAAGCGTTAATCCGGGAGGCGACGGCCACGATCTTGTCGAACCGCGAGCAGGGAGTCGCCCGTTTTCTGGCGCTTCTGCTGTAG
- the hisA gene encoding phosphoribosylformimino-5-aminoimidazole carboxamide ribotide isomerase: MKFRPCIDLHNGKVKQIVGETLDAGGLGVVENFVSELDSSYYAELFQRDGLAGGHVIMLGGGNEEAALRALKAYPGGLQVGGGITAENAARYLEAGASHVIVTSYIFRDGELNADNLHRIAAEVGKDRLVIDLSCKQKDGKWFVVTNQWKVFSSFEVNADNLRELAGSCSEYLVHAVDVEGKRTGILEGLVRQLADWTPIPTTYAGGARSLADVELFRELTGGRLDITIGSALDLFGGAQSYEEVIDYFRRIG, translated from the coding sequence ATGAAATTCAGGCCTTGTATCGATCTGCATAACGGTAAAGTAAAGCAAATCGTCGGTGAAACGCTGGATGCCGGCGGCTTGGGCGTCGTCGAAAATTTCGTTTCGGAGCTGGATTCCAGCTACTATGCGGAGCTTTTCCAGCGTGACGGTCTGGCGGGCGGACATGTCATCATGCTCGGCGGGGGCAACGAGGAAGCGGCGCTGCGGGCGCTGAAGGCATACCCCGGCGGCCTGCAGGTCGGAGGCGGCATTACGGCCGAGAACGCGGCGCGTTATTTGGAAGCGGGAGCTTCGCATGTCATCGTCACCTCGTATATTTTCCGCGACGGGGAGCTGAATGCGGACAACCTGCACCGGATCGCCGCCGAAGTCGGCAAGGACCGGCTCGTCATCGACCTCAGCTGCAAGCAAAAGGACGGAAAATGGTTCGTCGTGACGAACCAATGGAAGGTGTTCAGCAGCTTTGAGGTGAACGCGGACAACCTGCGGGAGCTCGCCGGAAGCTGCAGCGAATACCTGGTGCATGCCGTCGATGTCGAAGGCAAGCGAACCGGTATTCTCGAAGGGCTGGTGCGTCAGCTTGCCGATTGGACGCCGATTCCGACGACCTATGCCGGCGGCGCGCGGTCCCTTGCGGACGTGGAGCTGTTTCGCGAGCTGACGGGCGGCAGGCTGGACATCACGATCGGCAGCGCGCTGGACCTCTTCGGCGGCGCACAGTCCTACGAAGAAGTCATCGATTATTTCCGCCGGATCGGGTGA
- a CDS encoding DUF2164 domain-containing protein has translation MVPIKLPKEQKERIVRALIAFYAEERSEELGSVSAEQLVDFMLREIAPYAYNKAIADARQAVLQSAASLEDELYALERKV, from the coding sequence ATGGTTCCGATCAAGCTTCCGAAGGAACAAAAGGAACGCATTGTCCGGGCGCTGATCGCTTTTTACGCGGAGGAACGGTCCGAGGAGCTCGGGAGCGTGAGCGCCGAACAACTCGTCGATTTCATGCTGCGGGAAATCGCCCCTTACGCGTACAACAAAGCGATTGCGGATGCGCGGCAGGCCGTCCTGCAAAGCGCCGCCTCGCTCGAGGACGAATTGTACGCGCTGGAGCGCAAAGTTTAA
- a CDS encoding class I SAM-dependent methyltransferase, which translates to MDSKVRFSNRAQLYVKYRPSYPAALVDALYQRAGLEPAACTIADVGAGTGIFTRLLLERGSRVYAVEPNPEMRGEAEAALGEFERFTPVEGSAERTTLSAGSVDCVVSAQAFHWFEPVQTRQEFSRILKPEGTAALVWNKRIVEGDPFSKAYDELILEFAADYNEVKHTRLGEEQFRSFFRGGEYRLGTFANEQRFDFDGLLGRSASSSYVPLPGSAEYEPFVAKLKKLFERFETDGHVYFRYESELYTGKV; encoded by the coding sequence ATGGACAGCAAGGTGCGTTTTTCAAACCGGGCGCAGCTTTATGTGAAATACCGTCCGAGCTATCCCGCCGCCCTGGTTGATGCATTGTATCAAAGAGCCGGGCTTGAGCCGGCCGCATGCACGATCGCCGACGTGGGCGCCGGCACAGGCATTTTCACCCGGCTGCTGCTGGAGCGCGGAAGCCGGGTTTATGCCGTCGAGCCGAACCCGGAAATGCGGGGAGAAGCCGAGGCGGCTCTCGGCGAATTCGAACGGTTTACGCCCGTCGAAGGCTCGGCGGAGCGGACGACGCTGAGTGCCGGTTCCGTCGATTGCGTTGTATCGGCCCAGGCGTTTCATTGGTTCGAGCCGGTTCAGACCCGGCAGGAATTTTCGCGGATATTGAAGCCGGAAGGCACGGCAGCGCTGGTCTGGAACAAACGCATCGTCGAAGGCGACCCGTTCTCCAAGGCATACGACGAGCTGATCCTGGAATTTGCGGCGGATTACAACGAGGTCAAGCATACCCGTCTCGGGGAAGAGCAGTTCAGGTCGTTTTTCCGTGGAGGCGAATACCGGCTCGGGACGTTCGCGAACGAGCAGCGCTTCGATTTTGACGGTCTGCTCGGGCGGTCCGCCTCGTCCTCTTATGTTCCGCTTCCCGGCAGCGCGGAATACGAACCGTTCGTCGCCAAGCTGAAGAAGCTGTTCGAGCGCTTCGAAACGGACGGACATGTCTATTTCCGCTATGAATCCGAGCTTTATACGGGAAAGGTGTAA